One genomic segment of Natranaeroarchaeum aerophilus includes these proteins:
- a CDS encoding PrkA family serine protein kinase — protein MSRGEKFVSEADTALEGAYEEPRALAEYVDRVFERPRIASHATKYLVEAIESQGTRTVIEEGEEKERYRFFDDPHNDGEHAILGNTEVLNAFVDDLRTIAAERGKGEKIIWFDGPTATGKSELKRCLINGLREYSKTEEGRRYTIEWNVEGAVDTRGLSYGSERRSDEDDWYESPVQAHPLSVFPDDVRAELLTEINEASDAHVDLHVDTRLDPFSREAYEYLEEQYRRSGQSGELFSAITDPDHLRVKNYVVDVGQGIGVLHSEDEGHPKQRLVGSWMQGMLQELDSRGRKNPQAFSYDGVLSQGNGLLTIVEDAAQHADLLQKLLNVPDERTVKLDKGIGMDLDTQLLIISNPDLEDQLNQHADRNGADPLKALKRRLDKHEFAYLTNVSLETELIRRELTGEMSVWETDEYDELEAKIREPVTMDLRGANGEIRERELAPHAIQAAAMYAVVTRLDDGDLPAGIDLVDKAVLYDRGYLEDGDERRQKDEFVFDDVGSGKQGIPVTFTRDVLAELLQAETDRHHPDLPVESVVMPRDVLNAMAEELSEAPMFSAGESAEFENRVVPVKNYLFSQQEADVLEAMLHDNRVDKETVGEYVEHVYAWATDERITNDRGERIEPDPLKMKLFEVERMGRFAESDYEGNQPSTAVAEFRRSKIITSLNRHAWEHRDEDFSVSDVDLTSIPIIRSLLESYDWDDVDRIYEDFDPSQWSDPPADTETERVKRQTIDTMIDLFDYTAASAELTSRHVVGQIAYKWE, from the coding sequence ATGTCCCGAGGAGAAAAGTTCGTCAGCGAGGCAGACACCGCCCTCGAAGGGGCCTACGAGGAGCCCAGAGCACTGGCCGAGTACGTCGACCGCGTCTTCGAACGCCCGAGGATCGCCTCCCATGCGACCAAGTATCTGGTCGAGGCGATCGAATCACAGGGCACCAGAACGGTGATCGAAGAGGGCGAGGAAAAAGAGCGCTATCGCTTCTTCGATGATCCCCACAACGACGGCGAGCACGCGATCCTCGGCAACACCGAGGTGCTCAACGCCTTCGTCGACGATCTGCGAACGATCGCCGCCGAACGCGGCAAAGGCGAGAAGATCATCTGGTTCGACGGGCCGACGGCGACCGGGAAATCCGAACTCAAACGCTGTCTGATCAACGGATTGCGCGAGTACTCCAAGACAGAGGAAGGGCGTCGCTACACCATCGAATGGAACGTCGAGGGCGCGGTCGATACGCGCGGTCTGAGCTACGGGAGCGAGCGCCGCTCCGACGAGGACGACTGGTACGAGAGTCCCGTTCAGGCGCATCCGCTGTCGGTGTTCCCCGACGACGTCCGGGCGGAGCTACTGACCGAGATCAACGAGGCCTCGGACGCTCACGTCGATCTGCACGTCGACACGCGTCTCGATCCGTTCTCGCGGGAAGCCTACGAGTACTTGGAAGAACAGTACCGCCGATCGGGACAGTCCGGCGAACTGTTCTCGGCGATCACCGATCCCGATCACCTCAGGGTGAAAAACTACGTCGTCGACGTCGGGCAGGGGATCGGTGTCCTCCACTCCGAGGACGAGGGCCATCCCAAACAGCGACTGGTCGGCTCGTGGATGCAGGGTATGTTACAGGAGCTGGACTCCCGCGGACGAAAGAACCCGCAGGCGTTCAGTTACGACGGTGTACTCTCGCAGGGCAACGGGCTCCTCACGATCGTCGAGGACGCCGCCCAGCACGCCGACTTGCTCCAGAAGCTACTGAACGTCCCCGACGAGCGAACGGTCAAACTCGACAAGGGGATCGGGATGGATCTCGATACGCAGCTGTTGATTATCTCGAACCCGGATCTGGAAGACCAGCTCAACCAGCACGCCGACCGTAACGGGGCGGACCCCCTGAAGGCGCTCAAGCGCAGGCTCGATAAACACGAGTTTGCCTACCTGACGAACGTCTCGCTGGAGACCGAACTCATCCGGCGGGAGCTGACCGGCGAGATGTCGGTCTGGGAGACCGATGAGTACGACGAACTGGAAGCGAAGATCCGCGAGCCGGTCACGATGGACCTGCGGGGAGCCAACGGCGAGATCCGCGAACGCGAACTCGCCCCGCACGCCATCCAGGCCGCGGCGATGTACGCGGTCGTGACGCGGCTCGACGATGGGGATCTGCCCGCAGGGATCGATCTCGTCGACAAGGCGGTCCTCTACGATCGCGGGTATCTGGAGGACGGCGACGAACGCCGTCAGAAAGACGAGTTTGTCTTCGACGACGTCGGAAGCGGCAAGCAGGGAATCCCGGTGACGTTTACACGGGACGTGCTTGCCGAACTCCTGCAGGCGGAGACTGACCGGCATCACCCCGACCTCCCCGTCGAGTCAGTCGTCATGCCCCGCGACGTGTTGAACGCGATGGCCGAAGAGCTGTCGGAGGCTCCGATGTTCTCGGCTGGCGAAAGTGCGGAGTTCGAGAACCGTGTCGTCCCGGTGAAAAACTACCTGTTTAGCCAGCAGGAGGCGGATGTCCTCGAGGCCATGCTCCACGACAATCGGGTCGACAAGGAGACGGTCGGCGAGTACGTCGAACACGTCTACGCCTGGGCGACCGACGAGCGGATCACCAACGACCGGGGCGAACGCATCGAACCGGACCCCCTGAAGATGAAGCTGTTCGAGGTCGAACGGATGGGCCGGTTCGCCGAGAGTGATTACGAGGGCAACCAGCCCTCGACCGCCGTCGCCGAGTTCCGGCGGAGCAAAATCATCACGTCGCTGAACCGCCACGCCTGGGAGCACCGCGACGAGGATTTCTCGGTATCGGATGTCGACCTGACGTCGATCCCGATCATTCGGAGCCTCCTGGAGAGCTACGACTGGGACGACGTCGACCGGATCTACGAGGACTTCGATCCGAGCCAGTGGTCGGATCCACCGGCGGACACGGAGACGGAGAGAGTGAAACGACAAACGATCGATACCATGATTGATCTGTTCGACTACACGGCGGCGTCGGCCGAGCTGACGAGCCGCCACGTCGTCGGCCAGATCGCGTACAAGTGGGAATAA
- a CDS encoding YeaH/YhbH family protein: MGLQDDLDRFREVGEQRREDLAEFIQYGDLSGSGRDEVKIPIKIVDLPSFEYDQRDQGGVGQGKGEVGDPVGPPEPEPGDGDEDGDPGEESGEHEYYEMDPEEFAEELDERLGLDLEPKGKKVVEEKEGPYTDLTRSGPDSTLDFERMFKEGLKRKLAMDFDEEFLREVLKIDGWGAQQVFEWARRENIPVSKPWIEEAYDEVSDDELDTWESFEELQANVEREPVQRKIRREGLTHVPLRREDERYRHPEIIEEKEKNVVVVNIRDVSGSMRQNKRELVERTFTPLDWYLQGKYDNAEFVYIAHDAEAWEVDRDEFFGIRSGGGTKISAAYELADALLEEYPWHEWNRYVFAAGDSENSSNDTESGVIPLMESIPANLHAYVETQPSGNAVNATHAKELESHFDEDGNVAVAYVSGQDDVVDAIEEILSTESDS; the protein is encoded by the coding sequence ATGGGACTACAGGACGATCTCGACCGGTTCAGGGAAGTGGGCGAACAGCGCCGTGAAGACCTCGCCGAGTTCATCCAGTACGGCGATTTGAGCGGGAGCGGTCGGGACGAGGTGAAGATCCCGATCAAGATCGTCGACCTCCCCTCGTTCGAGTACGATCAGCGCGATCAGGGCGGCGTCGGACAGGGGAAGGGTGAGGTCGGCGACCCGGTCGGCCCCCCCGAACCGGAGCCGGGCGACGGTGACGAGGACGGCGACCCCGGCGAGGAAAGCGGTGAACACGAGTACTACGAGATGGACCCCGAGGAGTTCGCCGAGGAGCTCGACGAACGACTTGGCCTGGACCTGGAGCCAAAGGGCAAGAAGGTCGTCGAGGAGAAGGAGGGCCCTTACACCGATCTCACGCGGAGCGGCCCGGACTCGACGCTGGACTTCGAGCGCATGTTCAAGGAGGGGCTCAAGCGAAAGCTCGCGATGGACTTCGACGAGGAGTTCCTTCGCGAGGTGCTGAAGATCGACGGCTGGGGGGCCCAGCAGGTCTTCGAGTGGGCGCGCCGCGAGAACATCCCCGTCTCGAAGCCGTGGATCGAGGAGGCCTACGACGAGGTCTCGGACGACGAACTCGATACGTGGGAGAGCTTCGAGGAGCTACAGGCGAACGTCGAGCGCGAACCGGTCCAGCGGAAGATCCGGCGCGAGGGGCTCACACACGTCCCACTGCGCCGTGAAGACGAGCGGTACAGGCATCCCGAGATCATCGAGGAGAAAGAAAAGAACGTCGTCGTGGTGAACATCCGCGATGTCTCCGGCTCGATGCGCCAGAACAAACGGGAGCTGGTCGAGCGGACGTTCACGCCACTTGACTGGTATCTCCAGGGCAAGTACGACAACGCCGAGTTCGTCTACATCGCCCACGACGCCGAGGCATGGGAGGTCGACCGCGACGAGTTCTTCGGAATCCGTTCGGGCGGCGGGACGAAGATCTCTGCGGCCTACGAACTCGCCGACGCACTGCTGGAGGAGTACCCCTGGCACGAGTGGAACCGGTACGTGTTCGCTGCCGGGGACAGCGAGAACTCCTCGAACGATACCGAATCCGGCGTGATACCGCTGATGGAGTCGATTCCGGCCAACCTGCATGCCTACGTCGAGACCCAGCCGAGCGGTAACGCGGTCAACGCGACCCACGCCAAAGAGCTGGAGAGCCATTTCGACGAGGACGGCAACGTGGCGGTGGCCTACGTCTCCGGACAGGACGACGTCGTCGATGCCATAGAGGAGATCCTCAGCACGGAGAGCGACTCATGA